Genomic DNA from Longimicrobium sp.:
GCCGCCGTCCCACACCACCACCTTGTCGAACTTGATGTTCGAGATGGCCGTGGCCGCCGTCTCCGCCAGCGTGTCCAGGTGCTCCAGCATCAGGAGCTGGAACGCCTCCTTCGACCCGCCGCACGCCTCCACGATCCGCTTGAGGCCCTCGCCCTTCTTGGCCAGGATCTCGTACTGGCCGCGCGCCTCCGCCTCCAGCCTGGCGTAGGTCGCCGCGGCCTCGGCCAGCGCGTGGATGCGCCTCTTCTCCGCCTCGGCCTCGGCCTCCACGATGGTGCGGGCCTTCTCGGCCTTGGCCGGCGCCTCCAGCGCGGCGCGCCGCTCCGCCTCCACCCGCTCGGCCTCGGCGAGGGCCGCCTTCGCCATGGCCCGGTTCTGCGCCTCCAGCACCGCGGCCTCCGCCTCGCGCTTGCGCTTCTCGCCGATCTCGTACGCCTCGGCCTGGCGCACCTGCAGCTGCGCGTTGGTGGCCACGATCTGCGCCTGGCTCTGCGCCTCCCCCGCGATCGCCTTGGCCTCGGCGCTCGCCACGGAGATGCGCTTCTTCTGCTCGGCCTCCTTCACCTGCGCCTCGCGCTCGTAGGCGGCCGTCTGCTCGCCGACCTTCTGCTCCTTCTCCAGCTCGGCCACCCGCACCGCCTGCTCGCGCTGCGCCTCGCGGATGCCGATCTCCATCTCCTTGTTGGCGCTGGCCACCTGCACCTGCTTCTCGCGCTCCGCCTCGGCCACGCGGATCTCGCCCATCTTCTCCTGGTCGGCCACGTCGCCGCGCGCCTTCTGCACCGCCTCGGCCGCCGCCTTGCGCCCGATCGCCTCGATGTACCCCGACTCGTCGTTGATGTCGGTGATGTTCACGTTCAGCAGCACCAGGCCGATCTTCTTCAGCTCGGGCTCCAGCGAGGTCAGGATGTTGTGCAGGAACGCCTCGCGGTCGCGGTTGATCTCCTCGATGCGCATGGAGGCGATCACCTGCCGGAGCTGGCCGAAGATGATGTCCTGCGCCTGCCGCTTGATCTGCGCCTGGTCGAGCTTGAGCAGGCGGACCGCCGCGTTCTGCCGCACGGCCTCCTCGGTGCCGACGGCCACCGTGAACACGCTGGGCACGGAGACGCGGATGTTCTCGAAGGAGAGCGCGTCCTTGAGCGGGATGTCGATCTGGATCGGCTCCAGGCTCAGGTAGTCGTACTCCTGGATGATCGGCCACACGAAGGTGCCGCCCCCGGAGATGCACTTGGCCGCGTTGCCGCCGCCCACCATCCCCGAGACCACCAGCACCCGGTTGGCCGGGCAGCGCCGGTAGCGGCTGGAGAGGAAGAAGACGAACCCCAGGACCAGGACCACGGCCAGGAGCACCGTGCTCCCCAGCAGCGCGTCCGGAGTCACCTGGAGCAGGGCCAGGCTGGCGACGAACATGGTTCAGACCTCCATTGAAAGGGAGGGCGCCACCTCCACGGTGTCGGGGCCGACCACGTCGACCACCACCACCTGGGCGCCGGTGGGAAGGGACTGCTCCGAGACGGCCTGCAGCTCCACCGTGCGCCCCTGGAGCGCCACGTGGACCTTGCCGGGCCGGGCCATCCCGCCGGGGATGCTCAGGTAGACGGTGGCGGCCTCGCCCACCGCGCGCTCCAGCCGTACCGTGCCGTCGCGCTCCAGCCTGCGCAGCTGCCGCTGGGCCGCCGCGACCAGCGTCGCCGCCGTCCCGCCCACCAGGAGCGCCGCGGGAAGGGCCAGAACGCCCGCGCCCCCGGTCGAGAGCACCAGCATCCCGATCAGCCCGAAGAAGGCGAGACCGGCCGCCAGCGCGCGCAGGGAGAGCAGGTTGAGCGCCTCGCCCGCGTGCACGTCCAGGTTGAGGTCGAACCAGTGGTGGTGGTCCATCCCCGCCAGCCCCAGCAGGAGCTGGATCACCAGGATGGCCCCGCCGGCGACGGCGCAGACGAAGAAGAAGGTGCTCACGATCCCGGGAAGAGGTGGGAGGGGAGCGGACGCGCGGGAGGGGGAACGCCAGGCGCCCGGAATCTCGCCGCGTCCGCACTCCCTGTCAACCACAGCGCACTACGGGGAAAGCCGCCGTCAGTTTCGCGGCAACTCACGATTGTGCAAAGGCTTGGCAGAAAACATCCGGACGAAACTGCTGTAACGGCGGACCTGGGCGTGTCCCCCTGAAGGGGGCCGGGCTGCGCGCGCCGTAGGGCACGATACGACCGTGCCCAACGGCGCCGGGCCACCGCCGCCACGATACCCCCTGTGGCGGCGGCGTCCCGGCCCTGTCGGGCGCGCATCCCTCACGCGAACTGCAGGGGACAGGGAACAGCCAGCTCGAATCCGGCAGACGAGAGCCCCACGAGCTCGTCGTCCGCGGGGCTCGTCGTTTTCTCCCGAGACTGCGCCGTCAGGAAGCGGCCTGCTCGGCGGCCTCGACGGCCGGTGCGAAGCGCGAAGCGAAGCCCTACCGTCCGCCTGCGTCCTCCGCCCGCCGGAGGGCGGCGGTGACCACGGCGAGCCAGAGCGCGCCGACCGCCGCGCCGGCCAGGATGTCGGAGGGCCAGTGGCTGCCGAGCCGCAGGCGCGCGAGGGCGACGGAGCCCAGCACGCCCAGGAAGAGCGCCACGGCCAGCGTCTGTTCCCAGAAACTGCGGCTGGCGCGCAGCCACAGGTAGACGAAGAAGCCGTAGGCCGCCACGATCTGCGCCACGTGGCCAGACGGGAAGGAGTGGAACCCCGGCGAGGCGATGCCGCCCGCGACGGCCACGGGGCGCGCGCGGCTCCACGCGAGCCACCCCAGCAGCACCACCAGGTCCAGCATGAAGAACGCGGCGAGCACGGCCAGCGCGCGCAGCGGCCGCCGCAGCCACACGCAGACCAGCGCCGCCGCGAGCACCACCGGGATCATGAAGACGGAGTTTCCCGGAGACTCGGCCCAGAGCGCCGTGCTGAAGCTCATGGCGTCGGAGCGGTCGAGCCGGCGCAGCAGCACGCCCTCCCACGCCAGCCGGCCCTCCTCCTCCAGCCCTCGCGTAACGAAGCAGAGGCCCAGCATCACCCCCGCCGAGACGCCCAGCCCGATGGCGAGCGTCCAGAGGAAGCGCCGCCGCGCCGCGTCGGGGAGCGCCCGCCAGTCTTCGCGGAAGCGCCGGGCCGTGCGCCGCACGCCCGCGATCAGCAGCGCTCCGCGCCGCCCCTCTCCTCCGCGATCCGGTCCCGCGTCGTAGCTCATGCCCCTCCGGTCCCATGCTTCCGCCGCGCCCCGGGCAAGAAGAGGACCGGCCCTCATCGTCTCCGCGCCTCGTACTTCGTGCCTCCACTCGCGCACTCACGCACTTCCGCACTCACGCACTTCCATCCCTGAAACTTCCCCGCGGACCCTCCCGTAGACCTGCCCCTCGCTCGGCGAAAACCGTTTCACGTCTCTGCTCCGGGAGCGCAACATGCCTGAGAGAAGCAAGTTCGAGACGATCCTCAAGTGGATCGTGCTGGTGATCGTGGCCCTGGTGGCCCTGAACGTGGCCCTGAAGGTCCTGTTCGTCGCGGCGTGGCTGGGCAAGATCCTCCTCTTCACCGTGCTCCCGCTGGTGCTGCTGGTGTGGGGCGCGTTCAAGCTGGTCGAGTGGATCCGCGGGAGGAACGGCGGCTACAGCGGCGGCTACACCGAGCCCGACCCGAACTCGTAGCGGGCGGCGGGTCCGGTCGACGCCGAGACGGCGCGGCGGGGAGTCCTTCCGGCTCCCCGCCGCGTCGCGCGTTTCGTAACGCCTGGGTCACGCGGAGGAGGTCTCCGCCGACGGGTCGGACGCGGCGTCGCGGAAGAGCGAGGACCAGTCGCGGGTGGGCTCGCCGCGCTTCCACACCACGTCCAGGGTGGCGTTGCGGGCGCGCGGCTCGCGCAGGGCGTGGACGATGACCTCCGCCGCGTCCTCGCGGCCGAGGCGGTACCAGGGCCGCATCGGCAGGCGCCGCCGGGTGACCATCAGGGCGTGCTTCCCGGCCGGGCCGTCGGCCAGGATGCCGGCGTGCACGATGGTGTAGTCGAGCCAGCTCCGGCGGATCTCCTCCTCGGCGCGGCGCCGCCACTTCAGCGTGTTGCCCTTGATCAGGTTCAGCAGGAAGGCGAGTACCGACCAGCGCGTGGTGCCGATGGCGCCCATGTAGACGAGCCGCCCGCGGAAGCTGGTCGCGCGGGCGGCCCGCAGCACGTTGAGCGTGCCGTCGTACTCGGTGGACTTCACCAGCCGCTCGGGCGCCGGGCGCTTCGTCACCCCCGCGGTCAGCACGACGCCGCTCGCGCCGCGGAGGGCGGGGGCGAGGGTCTCCGGCTTCGTGAGGTCGCCCTGCACCACTTCGACCGCGCCGCCGAAGATCTCCCGCGCCTTCTCGGGCGTGCGCGCGAGGACGCGGACGGGCGTGCCTTCGCGCAGGAGCAGGTCGGCGACCAGCCGACCCGTCCCCTGCGTGGCGCCGATCACCAGGACGGGACCGTCACCCTTCATCCGACCCTCCCCGCCCCGACGGCTCAGTCGCCCGCCGCGCCCCCGTGCGCCGGGCGGCGCGAGAGCGAGCTGGGCGCGTCCAGGTTGGCGCCGTCGTCCACCCCCACGCCCATCCGGTCCACCAGTTCGCCGCCCAGCCACCCGGTCACCATCGACAGCCCGCCGCCGGCCAGCGAGAGCGCGATGGCGAGCGTCTCCGGGTCGGTGGGCGCGTCGCGCCGCAGCAGCCAGCTGAGCGCGAAGAGCGTCACCACAATGACGTTGCCCGCCCCGTGCAGCGCCCCCACCCGCTTCGCGCGCGTCCCGGCGGGGATCTTGGTCCAGTCCGCGAAGCCGAAGACCGCCGCCAGCAGCCCGCTCAGCACGCCGAGCGCGATCAGCCAGAAGGAGACCAGGGCCCACTGCCCGCTTCCTTCCGCCACGTGGCAGAGGTCGAAGAGCACCGCGCCCGTGAGCGTCCCCAGCGGCAGCACGATCAGCATCTGGTGCACCGGGTGCCCGAGCACCTTCACGCGTGCCTCCATCGCTCCCCTCCTTTCCGCCGTTCCGTACTCACGCACTCACGCACTTTCCCCTACGGCAGCGCGAACACGATCAGCGCGTTCCCGCGCGGGGCGCCGTACATCTCCGGCGCGTACCCCTCCACCCAGCCGCCCCAGCCGGTGGGCACCGCCACGTACTGCCTGCCGTTCACGCTGTAGGTGACCGGGTTGCTGTGGATGCCGCTGCCGGTCTGGAAGGTCCACAGCACGCGCCCGCTGCGCGCGTCGAAGGCGTGGAAGTTCCCGTTGGGCTCCCCGGCGAAGACCAGGTCCCCCGCGGTCGCCAGCACGGAGGAGAGGATCGGGTGCTCGGCGCGCCACGACCACACCTCCCGCCCCGTCGCGGGGTCGAACGCCTTCACGTGCCCCCACTGCTCCTGGTCGAGCGCCACCTCGCCGCCCCAGTAGGGCATGCTCTCCTCGAACTCGGTGGGCTTCAGCTTGAAGGTGCCGCACGCCTCCACCACCGGGGTGTAGAGCAGGCCCGTCCGCGGGCTGTAGGCGGCGTGCGGCCACTCCTTGAGCCCCGCCGGGCCGGGGCAGATGTGCACGCCCTCCGGCGTGGGCGTCCGCTGCACCGCCACCCTCCCCTGGGCGTCGATGGCGCCCCAGGTGACGCGGCCGTAGGGGACGGCGCGCACGAACTGGCCGTTGGTGCGGTCCAGGACGAAGAGGTGCCCGTTCTTGTCGAAGTGGGCCAGCAGCTTCCGCCCCTCCTGCTCGAACAGGATGTTCTCGTTGACGCCGTCGTAGTCCCACACGTCGTGCGGCGTCCACTGGTAGTGCCAGCGCAGCGACCCGTCGTCGGGGTCGATGGCCACCATCCCGCTGGTGTAGAGGTTGTTCCCCGGCCGCACGCTCCCGTCGAAGTCCGGGCCCGGGTTGCCGACTCCCCAGTAGACGAGGTCCAGCTCGGGGTCGTAGGTGCCCGTGATCCACGCCGTCCCCCCGCCGCGCGCCCAGCTCTGGTCGCCGCCCCAGGTGTCGGCGCCGGGCTCGCCGGGCTTCGGCACGTTGTAGCGCCGCCAGACCCGCGCGCCGGTGCGCAGGTCGAAGGCGTCGATGTGCCCGCGCACCCCGTACTCGGCCCCCGAGCTGCCGACGATCACCAGGTTCTTCACCACCAGCGGCGCCAGCGTGGCGCTCTCGCCGGCGCGCACGTCCACGAAGGTCTGCTGCCACACCGGCCGCCCGTTCGCGGCGTCCAGCGCCACGAGCTGGCCGTTCTGGGTGGCCACGAACACCCTCCCCTGCGCCACCGCCACCCCGCGGTTGACGTTGCCGCAGCAGAGCGGCACGTCCAGCGGGATCGGGTGGCGGTACTGCCAGAGGAGCCGGCCGCTGGCGGCGTCCAGCGCCCACACGTAGCCGTCCCACCCGGAGACGTACATCACCCCGTCCACCACGATCGGGGCGGCCTCGAACGAGTAGGTGGCGGGGTTGGCGACCAGGCCGATCACCCCGGTCTGGAAGACCCAGGCGGGCCTGAGCCGCGCCACGTTGCCGGTGTTGATCTGGTCCAGCGGGCTGTACCGCTGCCCGTCGTAGGCGCCGTAGTAGGTGAGCCAGTTCTGCGGCTCGGAGCGGGCCCGCGCGATGCGCTCGGAGGTGACCCCCTGCGCCACCGGCGGGGCCGAGCCCGCCTTGGCCTCGTTCATGTCCGAGAACGGCCGGGCCTGCTGGGTGATCGGGTAGCGGGTGCGCACTCCGCACGCCGGGAGGAGGAGCACCGCGAGGGCGACGGCGGACGCCAGGCGCAGATTGGTCGCAGCATGCGTGGTCATGGCTCTCCCTCCCTCAGGGCCGGCGCTGGCGCGGACGGTCGAGCTTCGCCTCGGGCGGCACCTCGCCGCCCACCATGATCAGCCCCAGCATCCCGCGCCCGGCGTGGTTGGAGATCGGGCAGCCGAACCAGTACAGGCCCGGCTGGTCGAGCCGGATCCGTACCCGCCCCGCGGTGTGCATGGGGAGCATCATCGCCTGCCGCTCGGGGACGCTGGGGGCGAAGATGGCGTGGAGGTTCTGGTCGGTGTTGTGGACCTCCAGCTCCAGCTCGCCGCCCTGCGGGATGCGGATGATGGCCGGGCGCCAGATGAACTGGTTCTTGGGGATGGTGATCTCGTCGCGGTACACCCCGTCGCGCCCCCGCTTCGCGTGCGAGAGGCCGCCGTGGGCGAACAGCCGGGCCACCACGCGCCCGTTGGGGTCGTCCACCGCGGGGAGCTCGTTGACCAGGCGCACCACGTCGGGGTTGAGCTGCTTGAGCACGCTGGGCCTCAGCAGCTTCACGTACTCGCACGACGAGAGGAAGGTGAACAGGGCGAGCGGCACGAAGAGCCGGAACCAGTGGGCTTTCATGGTTCCAAACCTCACGAGGAAGGGTGCCCGGCGGCCCGGGGAGCGACCCGAGGACAGGGCGCGCTGCGCCTTCAATAAATATGCCAATGATATAGTTGTAATATTGCGGAGAGCCGGCGCTGACTCGGGTGGTCCCGGGACGCCCGCGGGCCCCGGAAAGGTCCAACGATTGCACAGCTTTCCGTGTCGACGGACATCGTGTTGGAGCGTCGCCGGATCCGGGAGCGGACGATGATCGGGCTGGGCGCCTCATGAACGGCTCGCGCAGGGAGATCCTCGTGCTGCTCTGCGCGGCGAACCGGCGCGTGGGCGAGCTCGCCGACGCGCTGGGGATCAGCGAGAGCGCGGTCCGCGTGCACCTGCACGCGCTGGAGGTAGATGGCCTGGTGCAGCACGAGACGTTGCGCGGGGGCGTGGGAAAGCCCGCGCACGAGTACCGCCTGACGCCCGCGGGGGAAGCGCTCCTCTCGCGGGCGTACCTGCCGTTCCTGCTGCGCGTGCTGGAAGGGGTGCGTTCGCGGCTGGACCCGGAGGAGACCGAGCGGCTGCTCCGCGCGGCGGGGAGCGGGCTGGCGCCGCCGGACCGGCCGCGGGGGAGCGCGCGCGCCCGCGCCGAGGAGGCCGTGCGGCTGCTGGGCGACCTCGGCGGAGCCGGCTACGTGGAGGAAGGAGGGGCCGAGCTGGTGATCCGGGGGCGGTGCTGCCCGCTGGCCGCGATCGTCCCCGAGCACCCGCTGGCGTGCACGGCGCTTGAGGCGACGCTGACGGAGTTCACCGGCCTTCCCGTGCGCGCCGACTGCGACGTGCGGGGACGTCCGAGCTGCCGCTTCAGGATCCGCTCGCAACCGACCACCGGCTGACGACGAGCCCGCGGGAGCCTCCCGATCCGGCCGACGCGTCGAGTCGAAGCTCGCGGGCAGCCAATCGAACGGGCCGGGAGGTCGCCTCCCGGCCCGCGCTTTCGCACTTTCGCACTCACGCACTCACGCACTCACGCACTCACGCACTTCTCCTACGCCGGCGTGTCCCGCGCCACGTCGAACGCGGCGAACGCGCGGCCCACCAGCCAGGTGAGCGGGATGCAGCCGCCCACCATCACCAGCACCCCGGCGGCCAGCCCCGCCGCCCTCGCCCCCGTCGCCGCGGCCGCAGCCCAGCCCGCCAGCAGCGCCAGCCCCACCAGGAGGCCGACGACGATCAGCTTGAGGAAGAGCGCCAGCATCACCTTTCCCATGAACTGCATCCGCTGGTCCTCGCCGGGCACCACGCGGTAGGGCATCAGCAGGAAGAGGCCGTTCTCCACCGCCATGGTGGCCCAGGTGTAGGGCGGGATCGCCAGCGCCACGGCCAGCAGGAGCGGGCCGACGCTCACCAGCCCCAGCGCCAGCGCGGCCACCACCACCAGGTACTGCATGGCGGAGAACACCAGCGCCACCGGCAGCACCTGCCCCGCCGCCACCTGCGCGGGCGAGAGCGGCAGCGAGCGCAGCAGCGCCATGCGGTCCAGGTCGCGGCGGAAGTCGAAGGTCACGTGACCCGAGAACATCGCCGGCAGGAGCAGGGTGACGACGAGGATCATCGTGAGCCCGCCGCTCCGGTCGCCGCTGTCGCGCGCCGCGAAGAAGATGCTCCCCGCCCAGAGGGAGCCCACGAAGAGCGGCACCAGCAGCGCCCTGGGGGTGCGCGCCAGCTCGGTGAGCTGCCGCCACGCCAGCGCCCCCGCGCCGCCCAGCCCGCCCAGCCGGGGGACGCGGATCCGCAGCCGCGACGGCCGCGCCCCGGCGTGGATCCCGCCGCCGGAGCGCATCCGCTGCAGCCGCTCGTGCCGCCGGCGGCTCACGGCCAGCGAGCGCTCCAGGTACGCCACGTCCACTGCCAGGACCAGGACGACCACCGCGGCGATCACCCCCAGGGAGGCGGCCGCCCACGGCAGCGCCTGGGCCCACCCTGCGGCGGCGAACAGCTCCGCGAACGGGCGCGCGGGGAGCGAGGCGGCGCGCAGCACGGGCGTCTCCGACAGCGCCCGCAGCCGCTGCCCCGGCGTGGCGCCCGACCCCGCGCCCGCCAGCCCGGCCAGGGCGCCGGCCAGGGCGAGCGCGAGCACAGCCCAGCGCACGGGCCTGCGCGCCCGCGGGGGCACCCACCCGTCCGCCGCCGTGGCCGCGAGCGCCAGCGCCTGCGCGGCCACGTAGATGAAGGCGAACCCCAGCACCGTGGCGGCCACCGCGGCTCCCCAGTGGCGCGCGTGGCGCAGCAGGAAGAGCGACACCCAGAGCGCGGAGAAGAGCTGCACGTCGAGCCGCGCCAGCAGGTTGTACAGCAGCAGTTCGCGCCGCCCGACCGGCGCCGGGAAGAGGAAGTCCACCTCCGAGGGGGTGAAGTAGAGCGCGCGGCCGCTCATGGCCGAGACCACCGCCAGCAGCATCAGCATCGGCGGCGCGTACGCCACCACCGCGCCACGCGGGGCGGGGAGCGCCGCCCCCAGCGAGAGCGACCAGAACTGCAGCGCCGCGATCCCCACCATGAACACCACCGCGGCGATCATCGCGACGGCGCCCTTCACCGTGCGCATGCGCCGCAGCCCCTGCCGCAGCTTCCCCCTCAGCCCGCGGCGCAGCAGGAAGGCGAGCCCGGAGTTCACGGCGCGGCGACCGGCGGGGACGCGCCCGGCCCCTCGGTGAGGCGGAAGAACAGCTCCTCCAGCGAGGCGCTGTCCTCCCACCCGAAGGCGGCGCGCATCTCGCCGGTGCTGCCGTGGAAGAGGAGCCGCCCCTGCCGCAGCACCAGGAAGGTGCCGCACAGGCCCTCGATCTGCCCCAGCAGGTGGGAGCTGAGCACCACGGCCGCGCCCGCGGCGGCCCGGCGGCGCAGCGTGTCGTACAGGGTGCGGATGCCGCGCGGGTCCAGCCCGGTGAGCGGCTCGTCCAGCAGCAGCACCGCCGGGTCGTGCAGGAGCGCGCAGGCCACGGCCACCTTCTGCCGCATCCCGCGCGACAGCTCGTCGGCCAGGGAGTCGCGGCGCTCCGCCATCTCCAGCTCGTCCAGCAGCGCCGCGGCCGGGCGGCGCCAGTCGGCCACGCCGTAGACTCGCGCGGTGAACTCCAGGTGCTCCCACACGGTGAGCGAGTTGAAGAGGTGCGGCTCGT
This window encodes:
- a CDS encoding SPFH domain-containing protein is translated as MFVASLALLQVTPDALLGSTVLLAVVLVLGFVFFLSSRYRRCPANRVLVVSGMVGGGNAAKCISGGGTFVWPIIQEYDYLSLEPIQIDIPLKDALSFENIRVSVPSVFTVAVGTEEAVRQNAAVRLLKLDQAQIKRQAQDIIFGQLRQVIASMRIEEINRDREAFLHNILTSLEPELKKIGLVLLNVNITDINDESGYIEAIGRKAAAEAVQKARGDVADQEKMGEIRVAEAEREKQVQVASANKEMEIGIREAQREQAVRVAELEKEQKVGEQTAAYEREAQVKEAEQKKRISVASAEAKAIAGEAQSQAQIVATNAQLQVRQAEAYEIGEKRKREAEAAVLEAQNRAMAKAALAEAERVEAERRAALEAPAKAEKARTIVEAEAEAEKRRIHALAEAAATYARLEAEARGQYEILAKKGEGLKRIVEACGGSKEAFQLLMLEHLDTLAETAATAISNIKFDKVVVWDGGTGQGTGNFLQNLVRTLPPMMQVVREIGGVELPEFLGRLSPEPGEDQAADEVQRALTSPPAPPSPDDREREVPATGTERRGVGTGATEGARPAQ
- a CDS encoding phosphatase PAP2 family protein, which encodes MSYDAGPDRGGEGRRGALLIAGVRRTARRFREDWRALPDAARRRFLWTLAIGLGVSAGVMLGLCFVTRGLEEEGRLAWEGVLLRRLDRSDAMSFSTALWAESPGNSVFMIPVVLAAALVCVWLRRPLRALAVLAAFFMLDLVVLLGWLAWSRARPVAVAGGIASPGFHSFPSGHVAQIVAAYGFFVYLWLRASRSFWEQTLAVALFLGVLGSVALARLRLGSHWPSDILAGAAVGALWLAVVTAALRRAEDAGGR
- a CDS encoding NAD(P)H-binding protein, yielding MKGDGPVLVIGATQGTGRLVADLLLREGTPVRVLARTPEKAREIFGGAVEVVQGDLTKPETLAPALRGASGVVLTAGVTKRPAPERLVKSTEYDGTLNVLRAARATSFRGRLVYMGAIGTTRWSVLAFLLNLIKGNTLKWRRRAEEEIRRSWLDYTIVHAGILADGPAGKHALMVTRRRLPMRPWYRLGREDAAEVIVHALREPRARNATLDVVWKRGEPTRDWSSLFRDAASDPSAETSSA
- a CDS encoding DUF2231 domain-containing protein, which produces MEARVKVLGHPVHQMLIVLPLGTLTGAVLFDLCHVAEGSGQWALVSFWLIALGVLSGLLAAVFGFADWTKIPAGTRAKRVGALHGAGNVIVVTLFALSWLLRRDAPTDPETLAIALSLAGGGLSMVTGWLGGELVDRMGVGVDDGANLDAPSSLSRRPAHGGAAGD
- a CDS encoding PQQ-dependent dehydrogenase, methanol/ethanol family, with translation MTTHAATNLRLASAVALAVLLLPACGVRTRYPITQQARPFSDMNEAKAGSAPPVAQGVTSERIARARSEPQNWLTYYGAYDGQRYSPLDQINTGNVARLRPAWVFQTGVIGLVANPATYSFEAAPIVVDGVMYVSGWDGYVWALDAASGRLLWQYRHPIPLDVPLCCGNVNRGVAVAQGRVFVATQNGQLVALDAANGRPVWQQTFVDVRAGESATLAPLVVKNLVIVGSSGAEYGVRGHIDAFDLRTGARVWRRYNVPKPGEPGADTWGGDQSWARGGGTAWITGTYDPELDLVYWGVGNPGPDFDGSVRPGNNLYTSGMVAIDPDDGSLRWHYQWTPHDVWDYDGVNENILFEQEGRKLLAHFDKNGHLFVLDRTNGQFVRAVPYGRVTWGAIDAQGRVAVQRTPTPEGVHICPGPAGLKEWPHAAYSPRTGLLYTPVVEACGTFKLKPTEFEESMPYWGGEVALDQEQWGHVKAFDPATGREVWSWRAEHPILSSVLATAGDLVFAGEPNGNFHAFDARSGRVLWTFQTGSGIHSNPVTYSVNGRQYVAVPTGWGGWVEGYAPEMYGAPRGNALIVFALP
- a CDS encoding MSMEG_3727 family PQQ-associated protein; this encodes MKAHWFRLFVPLALFTFLSSCEYVKLLRPSVLKQLNPDVVRLVNELPAVDDPNGRVVARLFAHGGLSHAKRGRDGVYRDEITIPKNQFIWRPAIIRIPQGGELELEVHNTDQNLHAIFAPSVPERQAMMLPMHTAGRVRIRLDQPGLYWFGCPISNHAGRGMLGLIMVGGEVPPEAKLDRPRQRRP
- a CDS encoding ArsR family transcriptional regulator, whose amino-acid sequence is MNGSRREILVLLCAANRRVGELADALGISESAVRVHLHALEVDGLVQHETLRGGVGKPAHEYRLTPAGEALLSRAYLPFLLRVLEGVRSRLDPEETERLLRAAGSGLAPPDRPRGSARARAEEAVRLLGDLGGAGYVEEGGAELVIRGRCCPLAAIVPEHPLACTALEATLTEFTGLPVRADCDVRGRPSCRFRIRSQPTTG
- a CDS encoding putative ABC exporter domain-containing protein; amino-acid sequence: MNSGLAFLLRRGLRGKLRQGLRRMRTVKGAVAMIAAVVFMVGIAALQFWSLSLGAALPAPRGAVVAYAPPMLMLLAVVSAMSGRALYFTPSEVDFLFPAPVGRRELLLYNLLARLDVQLFSALWVSLFLLRHARHWGAAVAATVLGFAFIYVAAQALALAATAADGWVPPRARRPVRWAVLALALAGALAGLAGAGSGATPGQRLRALSETPVLRAASLPARPFAELFAAAGWAQALPWAAASLGVIAAVVVLVLAVDVAYLERSLAVSRRRHERLQRMRSGGGIHAGARPSRLRIRVPRLGGLGGAGALAWRQLTELARTPRALLVPLFVGSLWAGSIFFAARDSGDRSGGLTMILVVTLLLPAMFSGHVTFDFRRDLDRMALLRSLPLSPAQVAAGQVLPVALVFSAMQYLVVVAALALGLVSVGPLLLAVALAIPPYTWATMAVENGLFLLMPYRVVPGEDQRMQFMGKVMLALFLKLIVVGLLVGLALLAGWAAAAATGARAAGLAAGVLVMVGGCIPLTWLVGRAFAAFDVARDTPA
- a CDS encoding ABC transporter ATP-binding protein yields the protein MTRSEGPPALEVDGFSKSYDGFVAVDRLSFAVRGGEIAGLVGPNGAGKTTTLRAIAGIHPPGAGAIRVAGRDVVREGREARRRLALVPDEPHLFNSLTVWEHLEFTARVYGVADWRRPAAALLDELEMAERRDSLADELSRGMRQKVAVACALLHDPAVLLLDEPLTGLDPRGIRTLYDTLRRRAAAGAAVVLSSHLLGQIEGLCGTFLVLRQGRLLFHGSTGEMRAAFGWEDSASLEELFFRLTEGPGASPPVAAP